In Corynebacterium nuruki S6-4, the following proteins share a genomic window:
- a CDS encoding patatin-like phospholipase family protein, which yields MSDLFSDLTAPDVALVCEGGGTRNSFTAAAVHELMTHDIRFGWIGGVSAGASHTVNYLSHDPARTRESFVEFSASPASGGVGSLIRGDGYFNAEYIYETAGLPGNDLPFDFDAFTADPTPFRIGATHALTGETVTWGREDITTLESLLKRVRASSTLPVIMNMPEVDGEPYVDGALGDNGGIPVDAAEADGFERFLVLCTRPRDYVRPEVKHPAAVRRLLSRYPTVAERIIARPTRYNRTKRRLLELEKQGRAYLFFPDQMRINNTERNPDKLKAAYYDGLVQTQHEWDRWMEFLAG from the coding sequence ATGAGTGATCTCTTCTCGGACCTGACCGCCCCCGACGTGGCACTGGTGTGCGAGGGCGGCGGTACCCGCAACAGTTTCACCGCCGCCGCCGTCCACGAACTGATGACCCACGACATCCGGTTCGGCTGGATCGGCGGAGTCTCCGCCGGCGCGTCGCACACGGTCAACTACCTGTCCCATGATCCGGCGCGGACCCGGGAGAGTTTCGTGGAATTCAGCGCCTCCCCCGCCTCCGGCGGGGTCGGGTCCCTCATCCGGGGCGACGGCTACTTCAACGCCGAGTACATCTACGAGACCGCCGGCCTGCCCGGCAACGACCTCCCCTTCGATTTCGACGCCTTCACCGCTGACCCCACCCCGTTCCGCATCGGTGCGACGCACGCCCTCACCGGCGAGACGGTCACCTGGGGCCGGGAGGACATCACGACGCTGGAATCACTGTTGAAACGGGTCCGGGCGTCCTCCACCCTCCCGGTGATCATGAACATGCCCGAGGTCGACGGCGAGCCCTATGTCGACGGCGCACTCGGCGACAACGGCGGTATCCCGGTGGACGCCGCGGAGGCCGACGGTTTCGAGCGGTTCCTCGTGCTGTGCACCCGACCGCGCGACTATGTCCGTCCCGAGGTCAAGCATCCTGCGGCGGTCCGGCGGCTGCTGAGCCGCTACCCGACCGTCGCCGAGCGCATCATCGCCCGGCCCACCCGGTACAACCGGACGAAGCGCCGGTTGCTCGAGCTGGAGAAGCAGGGCCGCGCGTACCTGTTCTTCCCGGACCAGATGCGGATCAACAACACTGAACGCAATCCGGACAAACTCAAGGCCGCCTACTACGATGGTCTGGTCCAGACGCAGCACGAATGGGACCGGTGGATGGAGTTCCTCGCCGGCTGA
- a CDS encoding DUF808 domain-containing protein yields the protein MAGGLFALLDDVALIARKAAASAGDVAHAAATTSTKAAAVVVDDTAVAPGFVQGVTPARELPIVWQITKGSLVNKIVIILPVALLLSWLAPWVLTPVLMVGGTYLSFEGAEKLWHAVAALRNRRDGPDHADHAESAVDKGPDDEKSLVKGAVTTDLILSAEIMVLSLNEVADEPFLERAVVLVVVAFLITFAVYGVVGLLVKTDDVGLALAAAGRSGATRKLGGLLVSAMPKILSTLSVVGTAAMLWVGGHILVTGVDELGWHLPHEVVHHLQETVGGGDAVAWIVETACSAVVGVVLGTVVLVVVTMVGRLRR from the coding sequence ATGGCCGGAGGCCTGTTCGCCCTCCTCGACGACGTCGCCCTCATCGCGAGGAAGGCTGCGGCAAGCGCCGGCGACGTCGCCCATGCCGCGGCAACCACCTCGACGAAGGCGGCGGCCGTCGTCGTCGATGACACGGCGGTCGCGCCCGGTTTCGTCCAGGGGGTGACCCCCGCCCGTGAGCTGCCGATCGTGTGGCAGATCACGAAGGGGTCGCTGGTCAACAAGATCGTCATCATCCTGCCGGTCGCCCTGCTGCTCAGCTGGCTGGCACCGTGGGTGCTCACCCCGGTGCTCATGGTCGGCGGAACCTACCTGAGTTTCGAGGGGGCGGAGAAACTCTGGCACGCCGTCGCCGCACTCCGGAACCGGCGTGACGGCCCCGACCATGCCGATCACGCCGAGTCCGCGGTCGACAAGGGACCGGACGACGAGAAGTCGCTGGTCAAGGGTGCGGTGACCACCGACCTCATCCTCTCCGCCGAGATCATGGTCCTCTCACTCAACGAGGTGGCCGACGAGCCCTTCCTGGAACGCGCGGTGGTCCTCGTCGTCGTGGCGTTCCTCATCACCTTCGCCGTCTACGGGGTGGTGGGTCTGCTGGTGAAGACGGATGACGTGGGACTGGCACTCGCCGCAGCCGGACGCAGCGGAGCCACCCGGAAGCTCGGTGGCCTCCTCGTCAGCGCCATGCCGAAGATCCTGTCGACCCTGTCGGTCGTCGGGACCGCGGCCATGCTCTGGGTGGGCGGGCACATCCTCGTCACCGGGGTCGACGAACTCGGCTGGCATCTGCCGCACGAGGTCGTCCACCATCTGCAGGAGACGGTCGGCGGCGGGGACGCCGTCGCCTGGATCGTCGAGACCGCCTGCTCCGCGGTCGTCGGCGTGGTCCTCGGCACCGTGGTCCTGGTGGTGGTCACCATGGTCGGCCGGCTGCGCCGCTGA
- a CDS encoding SDR family oxidoreductase — protein MSDIVIVGGHGRVALLTAPLLVDAGNTVTSVIRDPDQSAEVSATGAEARVADIEALSTDDICTLLDGHDTVIWAAGAGGGDPERTTAVDRDAAIRTINAAEEVGAHRFIMVSWCGSYPDHGIPDSDPFHYYADAKAEADDHLREADLDWTVLGPSTLTDAPGNGCISLIGEDDGRTAGTSVPRETVAEVIATAVNCPQCVGHTVRFNAGNVPADEALRHLDINWDTALDGSGTGYE, from the coding sequence ATGAGTGACATCGTCATCGTCGGTGGGCACGGGCGTGTCGCCCTCCTCACCGCACCACTGCTGGTCGACGCAGGGAACACGGTCACCTCCGTCATCCGCGACCCCGACCAGTCCGCCGAGGTCTCCGCCACCGGCGCGGAGGCCCGGGTCGCCGACATCGAGGCCCTGAGCACCGACGACATCTGTACCCTGCTCGACGGTCATGACACGGTCATCTGGGCGGCGGGTGCCGGCGGCGGCGACCCCGAGCGCACCACCGCAGTCGACCGCGATGCGGCGATCCGCACCATCAACGCCGCCGAGGAGGTCGGCGCGCACCGGTTCATCATGGTCTCCTGGTGCGGTTCCTACCCCGACCACGGCATCCCCGACAGCGACCCGTTCCACTACTACGCGGACGCCAAGGCGGAGGCCGACGACCACCTGCGCGAGGCGGACCTGGACTGGACCGTCCTCGGCCCCAGCACCCTGACCGACGCGCCCGGGAACGGCTGCATCAGCCTGATCGGTGAGGATGACGGCCGGACCGCCGGCACCTCGGTACCCCGGGAGACGGTGGCGGAGGTCATCGCGACGGCGGTGAACTGCCCGCAGTGCGTGGGCCACACCGTCCGGTTCAACGCCGGCAACGTGCCCGCCGATGAGGCGCTCCGCCACCTCGACATCAACTGGGACACCGCCCTCGACGGAAGTGGGACCGGCTATGAGTGA
- a CDS encoding DUF4232 domain-containing protein, whose product MTTTAMRTGAALACTAVLALAACGSDDDDTAASGSPQETTAASTGASPTGPTPTTAPPSGDAPAPGDGNGSVDDGSRCHTSELTVTAGRGDGAAGSVYHPLIFKNSGDRTCTVAGFPGVSMVGENNGTQVGAPADRDAGTADPVTLGPGQSATATLRVVNVQNYGDQCSEAPADGLRIFPPDELDALYLPMQGLTGCSNDDIVAMHIGPLTPA is encoded by the coding sequence ATGACCACCACAGCGATGAGAACAGGAGCGGCCCTGGCGTGCACCGCCGTACTCGCCCTCGCCGCATGCGGTTCCGATGACGACGACACCGCGGCGTCCGGCTCCCCGCAGGAGACGACCGCGGCCTCCACCGGCGCCTCCCCCACCGGACCGACCCCCACCACCGCACCCCCGTCCGGGGATGCCCCGGCACCCGGTGACGGCAACGGCTCCGTCGACGACGGCAGCCGGTGCCACACCTCCGAGCTCACGGTCACCGCAGGACGCGGTGACGGTGCCGCCGGCAGCGTGTACCACCCGCTGATCTTCAAGAATTCCGGGGACCGGACCTGTACCGTCGCCGGGTTCCCCGGGGTCAGCATGGTCGGTGAGAACAACGGCACACAGGTCGGCGCCCCCGCCGACCGGGACGCCGGCACCGCCGACCCGGTCACCCTCGGCCCCGGCCAGAGCGCCACGGCGACATTGCGGGTGGTGAACGTCCAGAACTACGGTGACCAGTGCTCCGAGGCCCCCGCCGACGGCCTGCGCATCTTCCCGCCGGACGAGCTCGACGCACTCTACCTGCCGATGCAGGGACTGACCGGCTGCAGCAACGACGACATCGTCGCCATGCACATCGGACCGCTCACGCCGGCGTGA
- a CDS encoding acyl-CoA dehydrogenase family protein: MGFNPDFDLFQLPPEYQELRASIRALAEQEIAPYAAEVDRDERFPEEALTALNNSGFNAVHIPDEFGGQGADSLAAVIVIEEVARVCGSSSLIPAVNKLGTMGLILQGSDELKAKVLPDIANGALASYALTEREAGSDAGGMKTKAVRDGDEWVLNGSKCFITNGSRSTWFTVMAVTDPDAGSHGISAFMVHKDDPGFRVGGLEHKLGIKGSPTAELYFEDCRIPGDRMIGEEGTGFKTALQTLDHTRPTIGAQALGIAQGAFDAAVAYVKERKQFGKPIAAFQNTQFTLADMKMKIDAARLMIYTAASNAERGVAEGGAKLGLMAAGSKTFASDIAMEVTVDAVQLLGGYGYTRDFPVERMMRDAKITQIYEGTNQICRMVMGRQILK; this comes from the coding sequence ATGGGCTTCAACCCCGATTTCGACCTGTTCCAGCTGCCGCCGGAGTACCAGGAGCTGCGGGCCAGCATCCGGGCGCTCGCGGAGCAGGAGATCGCCCCGTACGCGGCGGAGGTCGACCGTGACGAGCGGTTCCCGGAGGAGGCGCTCACCGCTCTCAACAACAGCGGATTCAACGCCGTGCACATCCCCGACGAGTTCGGCGGACAGGGCGCGGACTCACTCGCCGCGGTCATCGTCATCGAGGAGGTCGCCCGGGTATGCGGCTCTTCCTCACTGATCCCGGCGGTGAACAAGCTCGGCACGATGGGGCTGATCCTGCAGGGTTCCGACGAGCTGAAGGCGAAGGTCCTGCCGGACATCGCCAACGGTGCGCTGGCCTCCTACGCCCTGACCGAGCGTGAGGCCGGGTCCGACGCCGGCGGCATGAAGACCAAGGCCGTCCGGGACGGTGACGAATGGGTGCTCAACGGCTCCAAGTGCTTCATCACCAACGGGTCCCGCTCCACCTGGTTCACCGTCATGGCGGTCACCGACCCCGACGCCGGTTCGCACGGCATCTCCGCCTTCATGGTCCACAAGGATGACCCGGGATTCCGGGTCGGCGGCCTGGAGCACAAGCTGGGTATCAAGGGCTCGCCGACCGCGGAGCTGTACTTCGAGGACTGCCGTATCCCCGGCGACCGCATGATCGGTGAGGAGGGGACCGGTTTCAAGACCGCCCTGCAGACCCTCGACCACACCCGTCCGACGATCGGTGCCCAGGCGCTGGGTATCGCCCAGGGTGCGTTCGACGCCGCCGTCGCCTACGTCAAGGAGCGCAAGCAGTTCGGCAAGCCGATCGCCGCGTTCCAGAACACCCAGTTCACCCTGGCCGACATGAAGATGAAGATCGACGCCGCCCGGCTCATGATCTACACCGCCGCCTCCAACGCCGAGCGCGGTGTGGCCGAGGGCGGGGCGAAGCTGGGGCTGATGGCCGCCGGGTCGAAGACCTTCGCCTCGGATATCGCGATGGAGGTCACCGTGGACGCCGTGCAGCTGCTCGGCGGTTACGGCTACACCCGCGACTTCCCGGTGGAGCGGATGATGCGTGACGCCAAGATCACCCAGATCTACGAGGGCACCAACCAGATCTGCCGCATGGTCATGGGCCGCCAGATCCTTAAGTAA